The region TCTCGTTGAGGGCCAGAGGGTTGTCGGGATTGAGGGTGCGGTCGCCCGTGGCCAGGGCGAAGACCGTGTCGCCGTCGTTCAGGAGGTGGACCGGGCGGACGGCGCGTGCGATGCCGTCGTGTGCCGTGCCGGCGAGCTTGTGGGCCTGGGCGCGCGTGAGGTCGGCGTCGGTGGCGACGACGGCGAGCGTGGTGTTCAGCGGGGGAGGCGCGTTCTTCGCGGCGGCTTCGGCGAGCCGTTGCCGCGCCGCCTCGTGGACCTCGGCGGACGGATACGCCGTACGACCGTCTCGCAACAACTCCCCGTACAACACCCCTGTCTCCGGATCCACCGCCGAACCCGCCGCGTTGGCCACCACCAGCGCGGCCACCGTGATCCCCGAGTCGAGCACGGCGCTCGCCGTCCCGACCCCGCCCTTGATCCGCCCGACCGTCGCCCCCGTCCCGGCGCCCACGCACCCCTCCGGCACCGGCGCGCCCGGCCCGCTCGCGTCGGCAGCCTCGACCGCGGCCCGGCCCGTGGCCGCGTCCGGCCTCGCCCGGAAGTCGCCGCCGCGGCCC is a window of Streptomyces mirabilis DNA encoding:
- a CDS encoding P1 family peptidase; its protein translation is MTVDALTDVAGLRVGHATRTGDGWLTGTTVVLAPAGGAIAAVDVRGGGPGTKETDALDPRNLVQKVEAVVLTGGSAYGLDSASGVMAWLEERGRGVRVGPDPAHVVPVVPAACVFDLGRGGDFRARPDAATGRAAVEAADASGPGAPVPEGCVGAGTGATVGRIKGGVGTASAVLDSGITVAALVVANAAGSAVDPETGVLYGELLRDGRTAYPSAEVHEAARQRLAEAAAKNAPPPLNTTLAVVATDADLTRAQAHKLAGTAHDGIARAVRPVHLLNDGDTVFALATGDRTLNPDNPLALNEILAAGADLVTRAIVRAVRAADPVDGPGGVWPSYEELYGSA